Proteins encoded in a region of the Tripterygium wilfordii isolate XIE 37 chromosome 21, ASM1340144v1, whole genome shotgun sequence genome:
- the LOC119987629 gene encoding putative protein FAR1-RELATED SEQUENCE 10, whose translation MMSIPSKNTWIKQQQCPCGDWKCYITYEGNAEETTFTSQSVKPELFPSEAMVAPYVGMVFKSDYDAFEYYGNFARKNGFSIRKERSRLSPQLGVYKRDFVCYRSGFAPARKKPSVEHHRDRKSVRCGCDAKMYLSKEVVDGDSQWVVVQFSNVHNHEILEDDQVRLLPAYRKIQEADQEKIILLSKAGFPIHRIVKLLELEKGIQGGQLPFLERDVRNFVQNRKKVVQENDALLTEKRENDTMELLEACKHLKEADEEFVYDFTMDDNNKVENFAWSYGDSVHAYTMFGDVVYFDTTYRSVTYGMFFGAWLGINNNGRTIFFGCALLQDETACSFKWALQTFIRFMKGRCPQTIITDIDPGLKDAIQRELPSTKHVTSIWNILSKLSSWFSHPLGSRYAEFKSEFDALYHVESTEDFELRWSEMVSMLGLGSDKHIALLHSFRLSWAESYVRGYFLARMTTMTYSKSVDIYLKRFFSVETCLRSFFEQVSISANIQNQAHQEAQYMLTKTCIPIEEHARGILSPFAYHALQHELVLAMQYAISEMANGSYLVHHFKKIDAERVVIWMPEGDQIHCSCKEFESSGILCRHALRVLFVKNYFQLPEKYFLSRWRQESSIVLYDGHEVQHNNDGWFQEYQSLTETLFSESSVTKARSAYIRRELPKELMKLLNDVKDMPESDGVAMDFTISPAG comes from the exons ATGATGTCAATACCATCTAAAAATACATGGATAAAGCAGCAGCAATGCCCGTGTGGGGATTGGAAATGCTACATTACATACGAAGGAAATGCTGAAGAGACCACCTTTACATCCCAATCAGTAAAGCCGGAATTGTTTCCATCTGAGGCTATGGTTGCCCCTTATGTGGGTATGGTGTTTAAGAGTGACTATGATGCATTTGAGTATTATGGAAATTTCGCAAGGAAAAATGGTTTCTCAATAAGGAAAGAGCGGTCAAGATTGAGCCCTCAATTAGGGGTTTATAAACGAGACTTTGTTTGTTATCGCTCGGGGTTTGCACCAGCTCGGAAGAAGCCTTCCGTCGAACACCATAGAGATCGGAAATCTGTGAGGTGCGGATGTGATGCAAAGATGTATCTGTCAAAGGAGGTTGTTGATGGAGATTCCCAGTGGGTGGTTGTGCAATTTAGTAATGTTCATAACCATGAAATTTTGGAAGATGACCAAGTACGGCTCCTCCCTGCATACCGAAAGATTCAAGAGGCAGATCAGGAAAAAATTATCTTGCTTTCCAAAGCTGGGTTTCCAATACATCGTATAGTAAAGTTGTTGGAGTTGGAAAAGGGGATTCAAGGTGGACAACTGCCGTTCCTGGAGAGGGATGTTAGGAACTTTGTTCAGAACCGAAAGAAAGTTGTTCAGGAAAATGATGCTTTACTCactgaaaaaagagagaatgataCAATGGAACTTCTCGAGGCATGCAAGCATTTGAAAGAGGCAGATGAAGAATTTGTTTATGATTTTACTATGGATGATAATAATAAAGTTGAGaattttgcatggtcatatggTGATTCTGTTCATGCTTACACAATGTTTGGTGACGTGGTTTATTTTGACACTACTTATCGATCAGTCACGTATGGTATGTTTTTTGGGGCATGGCTTGGAATCAACAATAATGGGAGGACCATTTTCTTTGGTTGTGCTCTATTACAAGATGAAACAGCATGTTCTTTCAAATGGGCTTTACAG ACCTTTATTCGTTTTATGAAGGGAAGATGCCCACAAACAATCATAACTGACATTGACCCTGGGCTTAAGGATGCCATACAAAGGGAATTACCAAGCACTAAACATGTTACTTCTATATGGAATATCCTATCCAAGTTATCAAGTTGGTTTTCTCATCCTCTTGGCTCTCGGTATGCAGAATTTAAATCTGAATTTGATGCATTATACCATGTGGAGAGCACAGAGGACTTTGAACTTCGATGGAGTGAAATGGTTTCTATGTTAGGACTTGGCTCAGATAAACACATAGCTCTGCTGCATTCTTTTAGGTTATCTTGGGCAGAATCGTATGTGAGAGGTTATTTCCTTGCTCGAATGACAACAATGACATATTCAAAATCCGTGGATATATATTTGAAGAGATTCTTCAGTGTGGAAACGTGTCTACGAAGCTTTTTTGAGCAG GTTAGTATCTCTGCCAATATCCAGAACCAGGCACATCAAGAGGCACAGTATATGCTCACCAAAACATGCATACCCATTGAAGAACATGCTCGTGGTATTCTTTCACCTTTTGCTTACCATGCTTTGCAGCATGAGTTGGTACTAGCCATGCAATATGCCATATCTGAAATGGCTAACGGATCATATCTTGTACACCATTTCAAGAAGATAGATGCTGAGCGTGTTGTTATATGGATGCCAGAAGGTGACCAGATTCACTGTTCTTGCAAGGAATTTGAATCTTCAGGGATTTTGTGCAGACATGCTCTTCGTGTGTTGTTTGTGAAGAACTATTTTCAACTTCCTGAAAAGTATTTTCTGAGTAGATGGCGACAGGAAAGTTCTATCGTATTGTATGATGGCCATGAGGTACAACATAACAATGATGGATGGTTCCAGGAATATCAATCTCTCACGGAGACTCTGTTTAGCGAATCATCAGTTACAAAGGCGCGTTCTGCATATATCCGTAGGGAATTGCCAAAAGAACTTATGAAACTTCTGAATGATGTTAAAGATATGCCTGAGAGTGATGGAGTTGCAATGGATTTTACAATTTCACCAGCAGGTTAA
- the LOC119987893 gene encoding uncharacterized protein LOC119987893, whose product MDQNKENKLQTPDKHSDNLFIKKTLHLLISVCVIFCFLLCNSSGLSLFAYSFSFFTHSLDRKYMFLICNGILAFLAKSSTSSSVSFYSTPPLSEIEAATLDDEEVSAPSIDEPLKNAAFAAEEEERATESELLNEREGERIDLATKHDEVDKEEGSSLYLERQEQQDDEEGEEREVATGTEDLKTEELNRKIEEFIRKMKEEIRIEAQRQLIAV is encoded by the coding sequence ATGGatcaaaataaggaaaataagCTCCAAACACCTGATAAACATTCAGACAACCTCTTCATCAAAAAGACTCTGCACCTTCTTATCTCAGTTTGTGTTATCTTTTGTTTCCTTCTCTGCAACTCTTCAGGGCTTTCTTTGTTTGCTTATTCTTTCTCATTCTTCACCCACTCCCTTGACAGGAAGTATATGTTCCTAATTTGCAATGGAATCCTTGCTTTTCTCGCTAAAAGCTCGACTTCATCATCAGTTTCCTTCTACTCTACTCCTCCTTTATCTGAGATCGAAGCAGCAACTCTTGATGATGAGGAAGTCTCCGCTCCAAGCATTGATGAGCCTCTGAAGAATGCTGCTTTTGCAGCTGAAGAAGAAGAGCGGGCAACAGAGAGTGAGCTTCTGAATGAAAGAGAAGGAGAACGTATAGATTTGGCAACAAAACATGATGAAGTTGATAAAGAAGAAGGCAGTTCTCTATATCTGGAGAGACAAGAACAACAGGATgacgaagaaggagaagagagagaagtagCAACAGGAACTGAAGATTTGAAAACCGAAGAACTGAACAGGAAGATTGAAGAATTCATAAGAAAAATGAAGGAGGAAATCAGGATTGAAGCTCAAAGACAGCTGATTGCAGTGTAG